The genome window GCAAAAGCAATTAAAATATTTACAAGTTTATTTATGTCATAAGCGGAACTTTTTCGATCAAATGTCGTTCCTTCCGCCTTTGTTAATAACTCATCGCCAATCACTTTAGAATTAGTCATATATATATCCTTAAATCTTTTCTATATTATATTTTACTCTAAGAAACTCCGTTTTACTCTGCGAAGCTCAGTTTTACTCTGCGAACCTCTCTTTTACTCTGCGAACCTCTCTTTTACTCTGCGAACCTCTCTTTTACTCTGTGAACCTCTCTTTTACTCTGCGAACCTCTCTTTTACTCTGTGAACCTCTCTTTTACTCTGTGAAGCTCTCTTTTACTCTGCGAAGCTCAGTTTTACTCTGCGAACCTCTCTTTTACTCTGCGAAGCTCAGTTTTACTCTGCGAACCATTTAAAAACAAAAAAGCCGGAAATCTCCGACTTTTCCTTAAAACTATCTAATTACATCATACCCATTTGAGAAGGATCCATGCCACCTTGAGGAGCTGCTGCTTCTGGCTTTGGAATGTCAGCTACAGCTGCTTCAGTTGTTAACAGGGTTGCAGAGATTGATGCTGCGTTTTGCAATGCAGAGCGGCTAACTTTAGTTGGGTCAATAATACCAGCTTTAGCCATATCTTCCCACTTATCAGTTGCTGCATTGTAGCCAACGCCGGTCTTTTCGCTCTTCAACTTGTTCAAAATAACTGAACCTTCCAAACCAGCATTTGCCGCGATTTGGCGAACTGGTTCTTCCAAGGCGCGCATTACAATGTTAATTCCAGTTTGAACGTCGCCTTCTTCTTTGAGCTTAGCGATTTCAGGAATTACGTTAACCAAGGCAGTTCCACCACCTGCAACGTAGCCTTCTTCAACTGCAGCCCGAGTTGCATTTAAAGCATCTTCGATGCGATATTTCTTTTCTTTCAACTCAGTTTCAGTAGCAGCACCAACTTTGATCACTGCAACGCCACCTGCTAATTTAGCAAGTCTTTCTTGCAATTTTTCACGATCAAAATCAGAAGTAGTCTCACCAATCTGAGCTTTAATCTGATTTACGCGTTCTTCGATTGCTGAAGAACTACCAGCACCTTCAACAATTGTCGTGTTGTCTTTAGTAACTGTAACTTTATGAGCTTCGCCCAATTGATCCATCGTTACATCTTTTAATTCAAGTCCAAGGTCACTGCTGATTACAGTTCCGCCAGTCAAGATTGCAATATCTTCAAGTTGAGCTTTGCGACGGTCGCCAAAACCAGGAGCTTTAACAGCAACTACGTTAAATGTACCTCTAATTTTGTTCAAAACTAACGTTGGTAATGCTTCGCCATCTACATCATCAGCAATGATAAGTAATGCTTTGCCTGCTTTAACGATGTCTTGTAACAATGGCAAGATATCTTGAATGTTAGAAATCTTCTTGTCTGTGATCAAAATGTATGGATTATCAAGATCAGCTTCCATTTTGTCATTGTCAGTTACCATGTATTGGCTTAAGTAGCCGCGGTCAAATTGCATTCCTTCAACGACATCAACTTCCGTGTCAATCCCTTTTGATTCTTCAATCGTAATGACACCTTCGTGACCAACTTTCTCCATTGCGTCAGCGATTTCTTTGCCGACTTCTTCGCTGCTTGAAGAAACCGTTGCAACCTGAGCAATTTCATGTTTGTCAGAAACTTCATGCGAAATCTTGTGTAAACCTTCAACTGCAGCATTTGTTGCTAATTCGATTCCACGACGGATGCCAACAGGATTTGCACCTGCTGATACATTCTTCATTCCTTCACGGATGATAGCTTGTGCTAAAACTGTTGCAGTAGTCGTTCCGTCCCCTGCAATATCATTAGTCTTTGAAGCAACTTCGGCAACTAATTTAGCGCCCATGTTTTCGTATGGATTTTCTAATTCGATTTCTTTTGCGATTGTCACACCATCATTAGTAATGGTAGGAGAACCGTATGATTTTTCCAAAACGACGTTACGTCCTTTTGGTCCTAATGTTGTTTTTACTGTATCTGCTAATTTATCAACGCCTGCAAGCAATGAACGGCGTGCTTCTTCACCAAATTTAATATCTTTTGCCATCTATTATTAACCTCTATTTCTATTAGTCTTCAACCGCTAACAAGTCGCCAGCGCGGATTACCAAATATTCGTCATCATTATATTTAATCGAAGTACCTGAATACTTGTCATACCAAACAGTCTCTCCGACTTTAACATCGATTGGCATCCGATTGCCATGGTGATCGATTGCGCCAGGTCCAACTGCAATCACTTCACCAGAAGTCGGTTTCTCTTTCGCATTACCTGCTAATACGATTCCACCAACTTTTTCTTCTTCATTTCTTACCTTTACTAAAACACGATCACCTAATGGTTTAAGCAAATTTGTTTACCTCCAGTCATATTTTTTAGCACTACTTCTCTTCAAGTGCTAACTTCATGTTATATCTTAATCTTTTCTCGCCTCCTTGGCAAGTCTTTTTAACAAAATTGTTTAAATCGCGCAAAAAGCTGTAAATCAGTTGATTTTCAGGCGACATGTTTTACAATGAAGCAAGACGCAGAAAGGATATTAATGATGGATTTTCAAAGTGAGCCGGGAAGATTTTTCTTAAACGATCCCAGCGGAAAAATGTTAGCAGAAATTAAGTATATCGAAAGTGATAACGTACTAGATGTTGTTCACACTTTTGTCGATAGTTCCTTGCGCGGGCAAGGAATCGCAGGCAAGTTGCTTGAACAAGTCGTAATGAAGGCACGTGAATCTGGCGCCATGATTAAGCCGAGCTGTAGTTTTGCCAAAGCGGCTTTTGCGACCAATCCTGAGTATCAAAAATTACAGTACCGTGGAGATGAAGCACTCATCGCCCAAGAAAAAAAGAACGCTGGTAAGCGGGCGGCAGAGTTCGTCGAAGATCAGATGACCGTGGGACTCGGAACAGGCAGCACCGTATTCTACTTAGTTGAGGCTCTTGCCAAGCGAGTCAAAAATGAAACACTAAATATCACCGCTGTCGCAACGTCCAGTCGGACTGCTGAACTTGCCCAAAAGCTTGGGATTACGGTCAAATCATTAGATGAAGTTGATCATCTTGATTTAACCATCGATGGCGCAGATGAGATCGATGCTAATTTTCAAGGAATCAAAGGTGGTGGCGGCGCGCAAACGTTAGAGAAAATCGTTGCTTGTGCGAGCAGCAAAAATATTTGGATTGTCGATGAATTCAAAATGGTCTATAAGCTCGGAAATTTTGGTCTGCCGCTTGAAGTGATTCCTTTTGGCAGTAAAGAACTTTTTGCCCGCCTCAAACGAGAAGGACTTAAGCCTGCTTGGCGTCTAGACGAGAACAAAGAGCACGTATTGACGCATAATCATAATTATTTGATCGACTTGCGCTTAGGCTTAATCGAGCACCCGCATCTTCTTGCCAACTGGCTTGATCATCAAGTTGGAATCGTCGAGCACGGCTTGTTTCTCGATGTTGTTGATACTGTCGTGGTCGGAAAATCAGAAAAAACTGAAGTTATTCCTGCAATTCGTCGCTAAATGGAATACAATAGGTAAAAAAGAAAAAAGAGGTAATCTATGAGTTTTGAAATTTCCAGTCAATTAACTGATTCTTTTGCTTATCAAGTTAAAAATGAACCCCAAAGCAAAAATCTAATGCAAGCCGTTGGTAACAACGGGATCTATCAAGTTGCCGAAAATCCGGATTCAATTCGAGCGATGCGGCCAACTTTTTCAATCGATCTTGAAACCGGTGAAGTCGCTAACCAGCGCCAATCAGGTCGCTGCTGGATGTTTGCCGCACTAAATACAATGCGCCACGACATGCAAAATCGCTACAACCTCGACAAGTTCGAATTATCCCAAAACTACACTTTCTTCTGGGACAAATTCGAAAAGAGTAACTACTTCTATGAAAATGTTATTAACACGGCTAATGAAGATAGCGGCTCACGTCGTTTTGATTTCCTGATGACCACTCCACAGCAAGATGGTGGTCAATGGGACATGTTGTGTGCAATCATTGAGAAATACGGAATTGTACCAGCTGAAATCATGCCAGATAACGCTAATGCAACTAATTCAAGAAGTTTAAATCAGACTTTGAACACTAAATTGCGCCACGACGCAGTAGTTTTGCGTAACGCTATTCATAGTGGCAAAACGGCTGCCGAAGTTGAATCAATGCGCCAATTGATGTTACAAGATATTTATCGCCTTTTGGTGTTTGCTTTAGGTCCCGTCCCAAGCGAATTTGATTGGGAATACCTGGATAAGGACAAGAAATATCATCGGGAAGCTGGACTTACTCCTAAGACTTTCTATGATAAATTTATCGGATGGAATCTTTCTGACTACATTTCGATTATCAACGCGCCAACCGAAGACAAGCCTTACAATCAGCTTTACACCGTCGATCTTCTTGGTAACATTGTCGGCGGCCGCGAAGTAAGACATTTGAATCTGGAAATGGATCGCGTGAAAGAATTAGTTATCGCTCAATTAAAAGACGGCGAAGGAGTTTGGTTCGGTAGTGATGTCGGTAAATCTTCTGATCGCCAAAAAGGAATCATGGATCCAGATCTTTACACTCTCGACACTCTTTTCTCAACGGATTTCTCAATGAGCAAAGCTGAACGCTTAGACTACGACGAATCACTGATGACTCACGCAATGGTCATCACCGGAGTTGATCTCGTCGATGACAAGCCAACCAAATGGAAAGTTGAAAATTCATGGGGTGATAAGCCTGGTGCCAAAGGGTATTTCGTCATGAGTGATGAATGGATGAGTGAATTTGTTTATCAAGCTGTCATCAACAAGAAGTACCTGACAAGCGATGAACAGTACGTTTATGATAGTCAATATAGTAATCCGACGATCTTAAAACCGTGGGATCCAATGGGGGCTCTCGCTTAATTTTTGTCGTAAATTAACCGCAGCGCCCAATCGCACGAGTGCGTGCGGTTTTTTTGCTTAGAGGCCAAGTTATTTTACAAAGAATTTAAAAACCGAGAAAAAAGTATGAAAGATATTTACAATAAGAAACCTGATGCTCATAAATCATTAACCAAAGTTAGTGTTGGGACAATTCTAATTACCCTTGGTGTGGTCTACGGTGATATTGGAACTTCGCCGCTCTATGTTATGAAGGCAATCTTGGCTGACAACGGGGGAATTGGCAAAGTTAGTCCTGATTACGTTATTGGCGCGCTGTCGCTCGTTTTCTGGACTGTGATGATTATGACTACGCTCAAATACGTCTTAATTGCTTTAAAAGCCGATAACAAAGGGGAAGGCGGGATCTTTTCCCTTTATACACTTGTCAGAAAACGCCATCGCTGGTTAATCATTATTGCGATGATTGGGGGCGCCTCTTTACTGGCTGATGGGATGTTGACGCCAGCGGTGACCGTAACTACAGCCGTCGAAGGGCTTAAAGGCGTCAAAATGTTTGGCAACACGCTCGTTACCGATCAAAGAGAAGTCATTATCATGACCGTGATCATCCTGTCAATTTTATTTTTCATTCAAAAATTTGGTACCAATAGCATTGGACGCTTGTTCGGACCAGTGATGGCAGTCTGGTTCACCTTCCTCGGCGCGGCGGGACTATTTTATGTGATGCAGGATTGGACGATCTTAAGAGCGCTCAATCCGATTTACGCAATCAAAATTCTGTTCTCGCCTGAAAATCATTCCGGCATTTTCATTCTGGGAAGCGTCTTTCTTGCCACGACAGGAGCCGAAGCCCTTTATTCTGACATGGGGCACGTCGGCGCCAAAAATATCTACGCCAGCTGGCCATACGTTTGCATCTGCTTAGTCCTGAACTATCTTGGTCAGGGAGTTTGGATTTTAAATAATCGGTCTAACACCGCTCTTGCAGCTGCCAGCGAAATGAATCCATTTTATAGCATGCTTCCTAAAAACATCTTGATCTTTGGGATTATTATCTCGACTTTGGCCGCCATCATTGCCTCACAGGCGCTGATTTCAGGTTCTTATACCTTGGTCTCAGAAGCAATTAAGCTCAAAATTCTGCCACGACTGAAAATTATTTACCCAACTAACATTAAAGGCCAGCTCTACATTCCTTCAGTCAACAATTTGATGTGGGTAATTTGTGTGCTGATTGTCTTCTATTTCAGAACTTCCAGTCACATGGAAGCCGCTTA of Xylocopilactobacillus apicola contains these proteins:
- a CDS encoding C1 family peptidase, producing MSFEISSQLTDSFAYQVKNEPQSKNLMQAVGNNGIYQVAENPDSIRAMRPTFSIDLETGEVANQRQSGRCWMFAALNTMRHDMQNRYNLDKFELSQNYTFFWDKFEKSNYFYENVINTANEDSGSRRFDFLMTTPQQDGGQWDMLCAIIEKYGIVPAEIMPDNANATNSRSLNQTLNTKLRHDAVVLRNAIHSGKTAAEVESMRQLMLQDIYRLLVFALGPVPSEFDWEYLDKDKKYHREAGLTPKTFYDKFIGWNLSDYISIINAPTEDKPYNQLYTVDLLGNIVGGREVRHLNLEMDRVKELVIAQLKDGEGVWFGSDVGKSSDRQKGIMDPDLYTLDTLFSTDFSMSKAERLDYDESLMTHAMVITGVDLVDDKPTKWKVENSWGDKPGAKGYFVMSDEWMSEFVYQAVINKKYLTSDEQYVYDSQYSNPTILKPWDPMGALA
- the groES gene encoding co-chaperone GroES produces the protein MLKPLGDRVLVKVRNEEEKVGGIVLAGNAKEKPTSGEVIAVGPGAIDHHGNRMPIDVKVGETVWYDKYSGTSIKYNDDEYLVIRAGDLLAVED
- the rpiA gene encoding ribose-5-phosphate isomerase RpiA encodes the protein MAQEKKNAGKRAAEFVEDQMTVGLGTGSTVFYLVEALAKRVKNETLNITAVATSSRTAELAQKLGITVKSLDEVDHLDLTIDGADEIDANFQGIKGGGGAQTLEKIVACASSKNIWIVDEFKMVYKLGNFGLPLEVIPFGSKELFARLKREGLKPAWRLDENKEHVLTHNHNYLIDLRLGLIEHPHLLANWLDHQVGIVEHGLFLDVVDTVVVGKSEKTEVIPAIRR
- the groL gene encoding chaperonin GroEL (60 kDa chaperone family; promotes refolding of misfolded polypeptides especially under stressful conditions; forms two stacked rings of heptamers to form a barrel-shaped 14mer; ends can be capped by GroES; misfolded proteins enter the barrel where they are refolded when GroES binds), producing the protein MAKDIKFGEEARRSLLAGVDKLADTVKTTLGPKGRNVVLEKSYGSPTITNDGVTIAKEIELENPYENMGAKLVAEVASKTNDIAGDGTTTATVLAQAIIREGMKNVSAGANPVGIRRGIELATNAAVEGLHKISHEVSDKHEIAQVATVSSSSEEVGKEIADAMEKVGHEGVITIEESKGIDTEVDVVEGMQFDRGYLSQYMVTDNDKMEADLDNPYILITDKKISNIQDILPLLQDIVKAGKALLIIADDVDGEALPTLVLNKIRGTFNVVAVKAPGFGDRRKAQLEDIAILTGGTVISSDLGLELKDVTMDQLGEAHKVTVTKDNTTIVEGAGSSSAIEERVNQIKAQIGETTSDFDREKLQERLAKLAGGVAVIKVGAATETELKEKKYRIEDALNATRAAVEEGYVAGGGTALVNVIPEIAKLKEEGDVQTGINIVMRALEEPVRQIAANAGLEGSVILNKLKSEKTGVGYNAATDKWEDMAKAGIIDPTKVSRSALQNAASISATLLTTEAAVADIPKPEAAAPQGGMDPSQMGMM
- a CDS encoding KUP/HAK/KT family potassium transporter; this encodes MKDIYNKKPDAHKSLTKVSVGTILITLGVVYGDIGTSPLYVMKAILADNGGIGKVSPDYVIGALSLVFWTVMIMTTLKYVLIALKADNKGEGGIFSLYTLVRKRHRWLIIIAMIGGASLLADGMLTPAVTVTTAVEGLKGVKMFGNTLVTDQREVIIMTVIILSILFFIQKFGTNSIGRLFGPVMAVWFTFLGAAGLFYVMQDWTILRALNPIYAIKILFSPENHSGIFILGSVFLATTGAEALYSDMGHVGAKNIYASWPYVCICLVLNYLGQGVWILNNRSNTALAAASEMNPFYSMLPKNILIFGIIISTLAAIIASQALISGSYTLVSEAIKLKILPRLKIIYPTNIKGQLYIPSVNNLMWVICVLIVFYFRTSSHMEAAYGLAITLTMLMTTLLLYQFMRLKKLKPIFAAAIVLFFGSIETIFFLSSLVKFTHGGYVTAIIALSILAVMSIWSYGGTIKAADSYQADAVSILSFKDQLHTLSNDDSLPVFATNLICLCKSHAPTKIKRDIMYSILDKRPKRAKVYWFVTVNVTDEPYTQKYTVETYDTDYLVNIQLYLGFRVDQKINVFMRQVVNDLMQDGTIPRQPQKYTIIPDRQVGDFSFLIIKDELSPETELPPFEKFIVRARLSIEKITIAPDRWYGLEYADTSIEHVPLMLHSVKKRYSIYNHLKRVPVEETQDMNVDSEIDDSLE